In one Streptomyces venezuelae genomic region, the following are encoded:
- a CDS encoding DUF6760 family protein, giving the protein MTYAADRIEEEVAYLAYHFHWGMDDILDLEHADRRAYVARTATLVEQAEAKATGR; this is encoded by the coding sequence GTGACGTACGCGGCCGACCGCATCGAGGAGGAAGTCGCGTACCTCGCCTACCACTTCCACTGGGGCATGGACGACATCCTCGACCTCGAACACGCGGACCGGCGCGCGTACGTGGCGCGGACCGCCACATTGGTGGAGCAGGCGGAGGCGAAGGCGACCGGTCGGTGA
- a CDS encoding phage tail protein: MPSSKDPGSTVFFKLTIDGQDLGLFNGCDGLSSEVEVEQRQEGGNNGFVWQLPTRVTFSTIRLTRPLTADTARVAAWISSIATGISRPTAQIAALRADGSIVAQWGLVEVLPVRWQGPSLSPDSPAVATETLEIAHHGFTDAGGA, encoded by the coding sequence ATGCCCTCGTCCAAGGACCCCGGTTCCACCGTCTTCTTCAAGCTCACCATCGACGGCCAGGACCTCGGCCTGTTCAACGGGTGCGACGGGCTCTCCTCCGAGGTGGAGGTGGAGCAGCGGCAGGAGGGCGGCAACAACGGGTTCGTCTGGCAGCTGCCGACCCGCGTGACCTTCTCCACGATCCGGCTCACCCGGCCGCTGACCGCCGACACGGCCCGCGTGGCCGCCTGGATCTCGTCCATCGCGACCGGGATCTCGCGGCCGACCGCGCAGATCGCGGCGCTGCGCGCGGACGGTTCCATCGTGGCGCAGTGGGGGCTCGTCGAGGTGCTGCCCGTGCGCTGGCAGGGGCCGAGTCTCAGTCCGGACAGTCCCGCCGTGGCGACGGAGACGCTGGAGATAGCGCACCACGGCTTCACCGACGCGGGAGGTGCCTGA
- a CDS encoding phage tail protein: MSLQPGDALTTHNFGLQIDGVMVEYLQEVSGLSMEQDVIEYQQVSADGKPVVKKMPGVKKAGECTVTRGMTQSPVFSEWINKSIAGDMGSARKNATIMMMDYQNNPVKRYNLRNAWCSKVETSGVKAGDAAALTEQVTIVFEELVIE, translated from the coding sequence TTGTCCCTTCAGCCCGGTGATGCGCTCACTACACACAACTTCGGCCTCCAGATCGACGGCGTCATGGTCGAGTACCTGCAGGAGGTCAGCGGCCTCTCGATGGAGCAGGACGTCATCGAGTACCAGCAGGTGTCGGCGGACGGAAAGCCCGTCGTGAAGAAGATGCCCGGCGTGAAGAAGGCCGGCGAGTGCACGGTCACGCGCGGCATGACGCAGAGCCCCGTCTTCAGCGAGTGGATCAACAAGTCCATCGCGGGTGACATGGGTTCGGCGCGCAAGAACGCGACGATCATGATGATGGACTACCAGAACAACCCGGTGAAGCGTTACAACCTGCGCAACGCCTGGTGCAGCAAGGTGGAGACCAGCGGGGTCAAGGCCGGTGACGCCGCCGCGCTGACCGAGCAGGTCACCATCGTCTTCGAAGAGCTGGTCATCGAATAA
- a CDS encoding phage tail sheath family protein, whose amino-acid sequence MPNYLSPGVYIEEVASGSRPIEGVGTSVAAFVGLAPRGPLNEPTLVTNWSQYVAAFGEFTDGYYLAHSVYGFFNNGGSAAYIVRVGGTDASEPQQQAPAQQTQAQAPKELTAGEPVALGAFTVSAITAGTTDGGALTVEVQDGEGEGAADRFKLIVKDGDKVVENFDVSAKKTARNYVVTQVRQRSKTIALEEASTAGGQLAKPDAQTVTLAPPAPATPAVPASNGHVSRVETAQFIGDSSDRTGFGGLEALDEINMVAVPDLMAAYQQGIIDEEQVKAVQLGLISHCELMGDRMAIIDPPPSLNARQVRQWRQELAGYDSRYAALYYPWIKSFDPASGQSVVVPPSGHMAGIWARNDAERGVHKAPANEIVRGAVDLDLQITRGEQDLLNPIGVNCIRAFPGRGIRVWGARTMASDPAWRYLNVRRYFNYLEESILIGTQWVVFEPNDHALWARIRRNVSAFLVNEWRSGALFGARPEDAFYVKCDEETNPPESVDLGRVVCEIGIAPVKPAEFVVFRLAQFSGGGGELEE is encoded by the coding sequence ATGCCCAACTACCTGTCCCCCGGCGTCTACATCGAGGAAGTCGCCAGCGGTTCGCGCCCCATCGAAGGCGTCGGCACCTCCGTCGCGGCCTTCGTCGGCCTTGCGCCGCGGGGACCGCTCAACGAGCCGACGCTGGTGACCAACTGGTCGCAGTACGTGGCCGCGTTCGGCGAGTTCACGGACGGGTACTACCTGGCGCACTCCGTGTACGGGTTCTTCAACAACGGCGGCAGCGCCGCGTACATCGTCCGCGTCGGCGGCACCGACGCGAGCGAGCCCCAGCAGCAGGCCCCCGCGCAGCAGACGCAGGCGCAGGCCCCCAAGGAGCTCACCGCGGGCGAGCCCGTGGCGCTCGGCGCGTTCACGGTGTCGGCGATCACCGCGGGCACCACGGACGGCGGCGCGCTGACCGTCGAGGTGCAGGACGGCGAGGGCGAGGGCGCCGCCGACCGCTTCAAGCTGATCGTCAAGGACGGCGACAAGGTCGTCGAGAACTTCGACGTCAGCGCGAAGAAGACCGCCCGCAACTACGTGGTCACGCAGGTCAGGCAGCGGTCCAAGACGATCGCCCTGGAGGAGGCCTCCACGGCAGGCGGCCAGCTCGCCAAGCCCGACGCGCAGACCGTGACGCTGGCGCCCCCGGCCCCCGCCACCCCCGCCGTGCCCGCCTCGAACGGCCACGTGTCGCGCGTGGAGACCGCACAGTTCATCGGCGACTCCTCGGACCGCACCGGCTTCGGCGGCCTCGAGGCCCTCGACGAGATCAACATGGTCGCGGTGCCCGACCTGATGGCCGCCTACCAGCAGGGCATCATCGACGAGGAGCAGGTCAAGGCGGTTCAGCTCGGCCTCATCTCGCACTGCGAGCTGATGGGCGACCGGATGGCCATCATCGACCCGCCGCCGTCGCTGAACGCCCGCCAGGTCCGGCAGTGGCGCCAGGAGCTGGCCGGTTACGACTCGCGCTACGCCGCCCTGTACTACCCCTGGATCAAGTCCTTCGACCCGGCGTCCGGTCAGTCGGTGGTCGTGCCGCCGTCCGGCCACATGGCGGGCATCTGGGCGCGCAACGACGCCGAGCGCGGTGTGCACAAGGCGCCGGCCAACGAGATCGTGCGCGGCGCGGTCGACCTGGACCTGCAGATCACCCGCGGCGAGCAGGACCTGCTCAACCCGATCGGCGTGAACTGCATCCGCGCCTTCCCGGGCCGCGGCATCCGCGTCTGGGGCGCGCGCACCATGGCGTCCGACCCGGCCTGGCGCTACCTGAACGTGCGCCGCTACTTCAACTACCTCGAAGAGTCGATCCTCATCGGCACCCAGTGGGTGGTGTTCGAGCCGAACGACCACGCCCTGTGGGCGCGTATCCGCCGCAACGTCTCGGCCTTCCTGGTCAACGAGTGGCGTTCGGGCGCCCTGTTCGGCGCGCGTCCCGAGGACGCCTTCTACGTGAAGTGCGACGAGGAGACCAACCCTCCGGAGTCGGTCGACCTCGGCCGGGTCGTCTGCGAGATCGGCATCGCGCCGGTCAAGCCCGCCGAGTTCGTGGTGTTCCGGCTCGCCCAGTTCTCCGGCGGGGGCGGCGAGCTGGAGGAGTAG
- a CDS encoding LysM peptidoglycan-binding domain-containing protein — MAAPTGGKAGASLVRAALAIHQPPTDLGGSMGGRIGEVEFQFNPTQLQMARSAEWRTQRAVAYTRGAPPKFTGAAPATLQLEVFLDSSGTPNSGKVQKQVELLLSCCEVTPQSVSSKRPSPPWVRFSWGSFNTVQFVAYVTNVSATYTLFNPTGEPIRATCSLALTEVSMPTKGQNPTSGALSARRVHRTVAGDSLASLAWREYGDATRWRLIAEANDIDDPMRLRPGTELLLPAADEARPGPVTAPSHVES, encoded by the coding sequence ATGGCCGCGCCGACCGGCGGAAAGGCCGGCGCCAGCCTCGTGCGCGCCGCGCTCGCCATCCACCAGCCGCCCACCGACCTCGGCGGGTCGATGGGCGGGCGGATCGGTGAGGTGGAGTTCCAGTTCAATCCGACGCAGTTGCAGATGGCGCGGTCCGCGGAGTGGCGTACGCAGCGCGCGGTCGCGTACACGCGCGGCGCTCCGCCGAAGTTCACCGGCGCCGCCCCCGCCACCCTCCAGCTGGAGGTGTTCCTCGACTCGTCGGGCACACCCAACTCGGGGAAGGTGCAGAAGCAGGTCGAGCTGCTCCTGTCGTGCTGCGAGGTGACTCCGCAGAGCGTCAGCTCCAAGCGTCCTTCGCCGCCGTGGGTACGGTTCTCGTGGGGGTCGTTCAACACCGTGCAGTTCGTGGCGTACGTGACCAACGTGAGCGCCACGTACACGCTGTTCAACCCGACCGGAGAGCCGATCCGCGCCACGTGCTCGCTCGCGCTGACCGAGGTGTCGATGCCCACCAAGGGGCAGAACCCGACGTCCGGTGCGCTCTCCGCGCGCCGTGTGCACCGCACGGTCGCGGGTGACTCGCTGGCGTCGCTCGCGTGGCGGGAGTACGGGGACGCCACCCGCTGGCGGCTGATCGCCGAGGCCAACGACATCGACGACCCGATGCGGCTGCGGCCCGGCACCGAGCTGCTGCTGCCCGCCGCCGACGAGGCCCGGCCCGGCCCCGTCACCGCCCCCTCGCACGTGGAGTCCTGA